The stretch of DNA TCTGTGTTTGGGGCTGCTTTTTTTTCTTTTTCTTCTGCCATTATTTCTCTTTGATAATTATATGAAACTTTTATTTATTTAGATCTAATATTTGTTGAGCGTGCTCTTTGGTTTTTATTTCCTTCGGAGTTATTATTTGCTCTATAATGCCCGATTCGTTTATCAGGAATGTTGTGCGAAATGTGCCCATGTATTTACGTCCGGCAAGTGTTTTCTCACCCCATACACCGAATTGCTCCACAAGCTTTTTGTCTGTATCGGCAATCAGCGGAAAAGGCAATTGTTGCTTTTCTATAAACTTCTGATGCGATTTTTCGTTGTCGACACTAACGCCCAGTATTTGGTAACCGGCTTTTCTGAGTTGCGAAAAGTTATCCCGCAAACTACAAGCCTCAGCTGTACAGCCCGGGGTATTGTCTTTCGGATAGAAATATAATACAAGCTTACTCCCTTGATAGTCGGATGCTTTTACTTCTTTTCCGTCTTGATCGATTCCTAAAATTTCAGGTATTTTATCTCCAACAGTAAGTGCCATATTTATATTGTTTTATTTTTGTATATAGAATGTCTTTTCGTATTCGCTTTTTTTATCTCTAACATTGTTTCTCAGGTCAATAGCTTCGTTCGATATATCTGTAAACTTAGCCGATGCTTTGTTGTACACTATAGCGTCGGTGTTTGCATCATCGCCCAGTGTTCCCAGATGTTCCAGAGCAATAACCTTGTCTTTTACAGCACTGAGGTATGCCAGTACTGCCAGTTGGTAACTCTCTCCTCCTTTGTATATCGGAGTCTCTTTTACGGTCGTCAGGTATTTATCGATTTCCTCCAGAGTTTCTATTCTGTTTTTCGTGAGGTTAGCATTCGATTTTTTATCCCACACATCTTGCACCAATTTTTCATATCTGGAGTATGCTGCATCGCTGTAATTGACGGCATCCAGTAATAAATAATTGTAATGCGTTTTCGAGTCTCCTTTGTTTGTCTTTTCTACAACACGTTTTGTTACCGTCTGGGCATTTACAATTGTAACTGATCCCAGCATTGCCACTGCAATGAATAAATACTTTTTCATACTAAGGTGTGTTTTGTTTAGTTTGTATATTAAGATTGAAGGATTATTTCACTTCAAACCATTTGTCGTTGGCCGGAGGTATATAATCTTCCATTTTTTTCAGCAAACTGCCAATATTAGCATCTATCAACAAAAGATCAAGATATTCATTTTTTAGGAAACCATTTTTGATCATTGTTTTCGACATCGTAATAAGCGGATCATAATATCCGTTGGTATTCAATACTGCTATCGGTTTTTTGTGTAATGCCAATTGAGCCCAAGTAAGCATTTCAAATAATTCGTCTAAGGTTCCGTATCCTCCCGCTAGAGCGATAACTCCATCGCTGATCTCGTTCATTAAGGCTTTGCGTTGGTGCATTGTTTCTACGATATGAATCTCTGTCAGGTTGGTATGCTCCAACTCCTTACTTTTCAGAAATTCGGGTATAACACCTATTACTTCTCCACCCTCGCTTAGTGCGCCATTGGCTACATATCCCATAAGTCCTACGTGTGCACCTCCATATACAATGCCGTAGCCTTTTTGCGCGATTGTTTTTCCGAGTAGGGTTGCTTGTTCTGCAAAGATTTTATCTGAACCTGAGGCCGAGCCGCAGAATATTGATATATATTTCATTATTAATTTATAAAATTAAAAATCCAAAGAAATGTATGGATACATACATTCGCTAAAGAGTTTCCAGCAAAGATGTTTTGTCAATGCAATGTTTTCGTTTCGCTTATCTTATCATAGCAAAGATAATAATATTATTAGATAAAAAATGATATGTAAACCTGATGTTGAAAACTATTTTATCAGAGAATTAGATCAAAGACTGGCATTACTTTCTGCTTATTTTGTAAGTTTACATTTTCTATTTATAAATACGCTCCTGTTATTTTATAAAGAATATTACTAATGTGCATTAAATTAAAAATGAGGATGAAATATATATTAATCACAATTATAGCCGTATTGTCTTTTTCGGCTTGTCAGACCTCCCGTCAGGTGGGAGCAGGTATTTATGGTTGGCACAATGTAGCCGTAACCGAAGATGTGGAAATTTATACAGATACCCTCAATCTGAAGCAAGACGGAGCAGTGTCTTACGCCTACGAAAAACGAATATACACGTCTGCCGAAGCTCGTAAGGCCTATGTGGATAAAATAAGAGACAGGTATGTGGCGATGAAAAAGCCGGAAAAGGCGGAGAAGTGGAATGATTTCAGTTATTGTATTTATTATAGTATGTACGATTGTTCAAACAGAGGCTTTAGAGTCTTATCTGTAGAAGATTATGACTCGTCAGGTAAACTGATTCAAAAAACAGTCACATCCAAAAATAAACTGAGATGGCTAGAGGTGAATGCCAAAACTGTGGGTGATTACACTTTCTTCTTTGTTTGCGATTACGGAAAGTGATTTCGATGATTGATAATAGGATTTTGCCGAATGCGGTCTACTGGTCAGTCTTATTCTTTCTCTCTGATACGAACCAGCCTCATTATAATCTTATTGGGATCGTCTTTATCTAAAATGGTTAGGACATCGTCTTTTAGCACAAACGTTTCTGTC from Dysgonomonas mossii encodes:
- a CDS encoding TIGR00730 family Rossman fold protein, which gives rise to MKYISIFCGSASGSDKIFAEQATLLGKTIAQKGYGIVYGGAHVGLMGYVANGALSEGGEVIGVIPEFLKSKELEHTNLTEIHIVETMHQRKALMNEISDGVIALAGGYGTLDELFEMLTWAQLALHKKPIAVLNTNGYYDPLITMSKTMIKNGFLKNEYLDLLLIDANIGSLLKKMEDYIPPANDKWFEVK
- the bcp gene encoding thioredoxin-dependent thiol peroxidase — protein: MALTVGDKIPEILGIDQDGKEVKASDYQGSKLVLYFYPKDNTPGCTAEACSLRDNFSQLRKAGYQILGVSVDNEKSHQKFIEKQQLPFPLIADTDKKLVEQFGVWGEKTLAGRKYMGTFRTTFLINESGIIEQIITPKEIKTKEHAQQILDLNK
- a CDS encoding surface-adhesin E family protein, with translation MKYILITIIAVLSFSACQTSRQVGAGIYGWHNVAVTEDVEIYTDTLNLKQDGAVSYAYEKRIYTSAEARKAYVDKIRDRYVAMKKPEKAEKWNDFSYCIYYSMYDCSNRGFRVLSVEDYDSSGKLIQKTVTSKNKLRWLEVNAKTVGDYTFFFVCDYGK